Proteins encoded in a region of the Mycteria americana isolate JAX WOST 10 ecotype Jacksonville Zoo and Gardens chromosome 9, USCA_MyAme_1.0, whole genome shotgun sequence genome:
- the GALNT3 gene encoding polypeptide N-acetylgalactosaminyltransferase 3: MALKKTPKLFKKLFFHWKIWKFSIIVFVFLVFLFLLQREVGVQDFKDEAGIEPVVGKKSHVLGLMLNAMNNIKGAKPKMQIKAPVRQTKIPGERHCLPGHYTAVELKPFLDRPLQDPNAPGASGKAFKTINLNSEEQKEKQRGEEKHCFNAFASDRISLHRDLGPDTRPPECIEQKFKRCPPLPTTSIIIVFHNEAWSTLLRTVHSVMYTSPAILLKEIILVDDASVDEYLHDKLDEYVKQFQIVKVVRQKERKGLITARLLGASVATGETLTFLDAHCECFYGWLEPLLARIAENPVAVVSPDIASIDLNTFEFSKPSPYGHSHNRGNFDWSLSFGWESLPKHENKRRKDETYPIRTPTFAGGLFSISKDYFEHIGSYDEEMEIWGGENIEMSFRVWQCGGQLEIMPCSVVGHVFRSKSPHTFPKGTQVITRNQVRLAEVWMDEYKEIFYRRNTEAAKIVKQKTFGDISKRLDLRQRLQCKNFTWYLSNVYPEAYVPDLNPLFSGYLKNIGNRMCLDVGENNHGGKPLIMYSCHGLGGNQYFEYSAHHEIRHNIQKELCLHASKGPVQLRECNYKGQKTFAFGEEQWLHQKDQTLYNAALHMCLTGNGEHPSLASCNPSDPFQKWIFGQNN; encoded by the exons atgGCTTTGAAAAAAACACCTAAACTATTCAAGAAACtattttttcactggaaaatttgGAAGTTTAGCATTATTGTGTTTGtctttctggtatttttatttttattacaaagaGAAGTGGGTGTTCAAGATTTTAAAGATGAAGCAGGGATTGAGCCAGTTGTTGGAAAGAAAAGTCATGTATTAGGTCTCATGTTAAATGCTATGAACAATATCAAAGGTGCAAAGccaaaaatgcagataaaagCACCTGTTAGGCAAACTAAGATTCCTGGAGAGAGACACTGTTTGCCAGGACACTATACGGCAGTAGAACTAAAACCCTTTCTAGATCGACCCCTTCAAGATCCTAATGCTCCTGGAGCTTCTGGTAAAGCATTTAAAACCATCAACTTAAattcagaagaacagaaagaaaaacagcgtggagaagaaaaacactgttttaatGCATTTGCAAGTGATAGGATTTCTTTACACCGAGATCTTGGACCAGACACTCGACCTCCTGA ATGTATTGAACAAAAGTTTAAGCGTTGCCCGCCATTGCCGACCACAAGTATTATAATAGTTTTTCATAATGAAGCATGGTCCACTCTGCTCAGAACTGTTCACAGTGTGATGTATACATCTCCTGCCATACTGCTAAAGGAGATTATTTTGGTGGATGATGCCAGTGTAGATG AATACTTGCATGATAAACTAGATGAATATGTGAAACAGTTTCAAATAGTTAAAGTAGTTcgtcaaaaggaaagaaaaggtctaATCACTGCACGGTTGTTGGGAGCTTCAGTAGCAACAGGAGAGACCCTTACCTTTCTGGATGCTCATT GTGAATGCTTTTATGGCTGGTTAGAGCCATTATTGGCAAGAATAGCTGAGAACCCTGTTGCTGTTGTAAGCCCTGATATTGCTTCTATAGATCTCAATACTTTTGAATTCAGTAAACCATCTCCTTACGGGCATAGCCACAACAGAGGAAATTTTGATTGGAGTTTGTCATTTGGATGGGAGTCTCTTCCTAAACAcgaaaataaaagaagaaaagatgaaaccTATCCAATTAg AACACCTACTTTTGCTGGAGGTCTCTTTTCAATATCAAAAGACTACTTCGAACACATTGGAAGCTAtgatgaagaaatggaaatatgGGGAGGTGAAAATATAGAAATGTCTTTCAGA GTATGGCAATGTGGTGGACAGTTGGAGATCATGCCTTGCTCTGTTGTTGGCCATGTCTTTCGCAGCAAGAGTCCCCATACTTTCCCCAAAGGTACTCAAGTGATCACACGTAATCAAGTCCGCCTTGCAGAAGTCTGGATGGAtgaatataaagaaatattttaccgAAGAAACACAGAGGCAGCAAAAATTGTGAAACAA aaaacatttggagaCATCTCAAAAAGACTTGATTTAAGGCAGCGTCTGCAGTGTAAAAATTTTACCTGGTATCTCAGTAATGTTTATCCAGAAGCATATGTGCCAGACCTGAATCCTTTGTTTTCTGGATAT ttaaaaaacaTAGGTAACCGCATGTGTCTGGATGTTGGCGAAAATAACCATGGTGGCAAACCGTTGATTATGTATTCTTGTCATGGACTTGGAGGAAATCAG taCTTTGAATATTCTGCACACCATGAAATTCGACATAACATTCAGAAGGAGCTTTGTCTGCATGCTTCTAAAGGACCTGTGCAGCTTCGCGAATGTAACTACAAAGGCCAGAAAACCTTTGCCTTTGGAGAAGAGCAATGGCTGCATCAAAAG GATCAAACTCTGTACAATGCAGCACTACATATGTGCCTTACAGGAAATGGAGAACATCCGAGTTTGGCATCCTGTAATCCATCAGACCCCTTCCAGAAGTGGATCTTTGGCCAGAACAATTAA